The DNA segment TCGCCGCGGCGATCGCCTCGACGCTGATGTCGTCGCCGTGCGAGGTGTCGTCGGCGGCCTGGTCGATGCCGGGCACGAGGCCGACGTTCGGGTAGAGCACGCCGAGGCTGCGGCCGGTGACGGGTGCGAGGTACGAGATCTCGCCGCCCGACGTGAGCAGCGTGGTGACGCTGGACTCGCCGTCGTATGCGTCCGCCGCGTCGGCGATGGCGCCCTCGAAGTCGGCGACGAGCTCGGCCGCCTCCGCTTCGCGGTCGAAGATCTGGCCGAGGATCTCGACCTGGCGGATGAGTTCGGCCGACTGGTCCTCGCCCTCGCGCGGCGCGATCTCGATGACGACGGCGTCGGGGTTCTGCTCGACGATCGCGTCGTAGGACTCGGCGAAGCGGTAGCCGCCGATGATCAGGTCGGGCTGCGCTGCGATGATCGACTCGAGCTGGGGTTCGAAGTGCGAGCCGGCGTCGAGCACGGTCTCGTCGTCGGTGTACTGCGGCCAGGTCGAGCCCATGATGGGCTTCGGGGCGGCGACGAGCGGGATGTCCCACGCGGCCAGGGTCTCGAAGACGTGGTTGTCGAGCGCGACCACGCGTGCGGGGTCGATGGGAACCTCGACCTCGCCGTGGTTGTCCTCGATCGTCACCGTGCCGGCGGCGGGCGTGTCCTCGATCGGGTCGGCCTCGCTCGCCGCGCCGGCGCAGCCGGCGAGGGCGAGGGTGAGGGCGGCGAATGCGCCTGCGGCCACGAGCCTGGTGCGGCTTCTGGGCATGCTGGATTGCTCCGTTTCGTTCGCTGGAGTCGATGCAGAACCGCATCGGTTAGGTAAGCCTAACCATACACGCGAGCGGATGTCGCCCAGGTCCCCGACCCCCGGGCGGACCGCCCGCGGACCGCCCCTGCCGCGACGGTCCCGGCCGGGGCTAGCATGCAGGAATGCGGGCGGATGGCGCGGATGGCGCGGATGCGGAGCCGCCGCCGCTGCCCCGACGCGTCTCGCTCACGCGCGTGCTCGACGGGTTCTTCTTCGTCTTCGCCGGCGCCGCAGCGGTCTGGCTCGCGTGGTTGCTCCTCAACCAGACGTTCGCGTTCGGGTGGGCGGGCGTCGGCTTCCTCCTCGTCTTCTGGCTCGTGCTCGCCTACCTCGCGCTGCCCCGCCTGCATCGCATCCTGACCACGATCTACGTGCCCGACTACTTCATCGGACGCACGCGCACGAGCGACGGCCTGCTCGGCGACCCCGTCAACCTCGCGTTCGACGGCAGCGAGGAGGCCATCCACCGGGCGATGCAGGCGGCCGGCTGGACGCGCGCCGACGAGGTGACGCTCGCGTCGAGCGGGCGCATCGTGACCTCGACGCTGACCCGACGAAGCTACGACGAAGCGCCGGTCAGCCCGCTGTTCCTGTTCGACCGCAAGCAGGACTTCGCCTACCAGCAGGAGGTCGCCGGCAATCCGGCCAAACGTCACCACGTGCGGTTCTGGCGGACCCCGGACGGCTGGCTCCTCCCAGGCGGGCGCCGCGTCGACTGGCTCGCGGCCGGAACCTTCGACCGCGCGGTCGGATTCTCCCTGTTCACGCTCCAGGTCACCCACAAGATCGACGCCGACATCGACATCGAGCGCGACCACATCGTCGACACGCTCACCGCGGCCGACCCCGACGTCCGCATCGACATGCTCCGCGACTTCTCGACCGGATACCACTCCCGAAACGGCGGCGGCGACACGATCCGCACCGACGGCGACCTGCCCGTCGTCGCGGTCGAACCCACGGCACGGGGCGTGCCGGGCACCGCTCCGGCCGCGTTCGGCACGGGCGCCGACCGCGCGGGCGCCAAGCGTTCGGCGTTCG comes from the Agromyces marinus genome and includes:
- a CDS encoding siderophore ABC transporter substrate-binding protein yields the protein MPRSRTRLVAAGAFAALTLALAGCAGAASEADPIEDTPAAGTVTIEDNHGEVEVPIDPARVVALDNHVFETLAAWDIPLVAAPKPIMGSTWPQYTDDETVLDAGSHFEPQLESIIAAQPDLIIGGYRFAESYDAIVEQNPDAVVIEIAPREGEDQSAELIRQVEILGQIFDREAEAAELVADFEGAIADAADAYDGESSVTTLLTSGGEISYLAPVTGRSLGVLYPNVGLVPGIDQAADDTSHGDDISVEAIAAANPDWLIVMDRDGALAAPEGYVAAAELIEGSAALANVTAVAEGQVVYVDPNFYLTEDIQSYTALYEQLAEAFGA
- a CDS encoding LssY C-terminal domain-containing protein: MRADGADGADAEPPPLPRRVSLTRVLDGFFFVFAGAAAVWLAWLLLNQTFAFGWAGVGFLLVFWLVLAYLALPRLHRILTTIYVPDYFIGRTRTSDGLLGDPVNLAFDGSEEAIHRAMQAAGWTRADEVTLASSGRIVTSTLTRRSYDEAPVSPLFLFDRKQDFAYQQEVAGNPAKRHHVRFWRTPDGWLLPGGRRVDWLAAGTFDRAVGFSLFTLQVTHKIDADIDIERDHIVDTLTAADPDVRIDMLRDFSTGYHSRNGGGDTIRTDGDLPVVAVEPTARGVPGTAPAAFGTGADRAGAKRSAFESPLRLAEAQPAPHRMPRPASTAFGAGVLVLRVLAGILWLVGLAIQWDEVLRDDLDIELADVPDAEEAARVALVVVCTVFGVLLLVQLVLAVRIWFGGNLARIAVMLLATLNISLTAAESLFGDVEVTVRTTFVTVALEILLLLALSSRDARAFARQAR